One Bufo gargarizans isolate SCDJY-AF-19 chromosome 4, ASM1485885v1, whole genome shotgun sequence DNA window includes the following coding sequences:
- the LOC122934701 gene encoding gastrula zinc finger protein XlCGF26.1-like has product MQRSSGENQVPMIVHPLLLTADLSYNPPNHGEPSPDESQVDTPNMGQKGSKRFHCGECGKQFTYRSELSLHRSSHTGEKPFSCSECGQCFSDKSNLVTHKINYTREKPSSCVSGKCFADKSHLVTHESLHTREEPYSCSKCGKCFRSKSKLLTHESIHTGDKPFSCSDCGKCFTTKSNLDQHVRIHTGVKPYSCSECGKCFTKKSNCDQHKRCHTRVKPYSCSECGKCFTTKSNLDQHVRIHTGEKPYSCSECGKCFIKKSSLDQHNRIHTGEKPYSCSECGKSFTLKINLHQHNKIHTGEKPYSCSECGKSFTLKISLRQHKKIHTGEKPYSCSECRKCFTEKKSLIKHQRIHTGEKPFSCSECGKSFTEKKSLTKHQRSHTGEEPYSCSECGKCFTEKKSLTKHQRVHTGEKPFSCSECGKCFSYKSSLGIHKKIHTGEKPYSCSECEKCFKHKSELIEHERHHTGVKPYSCSECTKCFTQKSHLNQHQRIHTGEKPYSCSECGKCFTNRSSLVLHERMHTGEKPYSCSECGKCFTRKSGVDQHKRIHTGEKPCSCSECGICFTKKSALDQHKKIHTGEKPYSCSECGKCFAKKSSLVLHQKSHIEEKTF; this is encoded by the coding sequence ATGCagcgctcttcaggagaaaaccaAGTTCCAATGATTGTGCATCCATTACTTCTCACTGCAGATCTGTCATACAATCCTCCCAATCACGGGGAACCTTCTCCTGACGAATCACAGGTTGATACCCCAAATATGGGGCAAAAAGGCAGTAAAAGGTTTCATTGTGGAGAATGTGGAAAACAGTTCACATATAGATCAGAACTTTCTTTACACAGAagtagtcacacaggagagaaaccattttcatgttcagaatgtggacaaTGCTTTTCAGATAAATCTAATCTTGTTACACATAAGATAAATTACACAAGAGAGAAGCCTTCTTCCTGTGtaagtgggaaatgttttgcagataaatcacatcttgttactcATGAGAGTCTTCACACCAGAGAagagccatattcatgttcaaaatgtgggaaatgctttagaaGTAAATCAAAGCTTTTAACACATGAGAGCATTCACACAGGAgataaaccattttcatgttcagattgtgggaaatgttttaccacAAAATCAAATCTTGATCAACAtgtaagaattcacacaggagtgaagccatattcatgttcagaatgtgggaaatgttttaccaagAAATCAAACTGTGATCAACATAAGAGATGTCACACAAGagtgaagccatattcatgttcagaatgtgggaaatgttttaccacAAAATCAAATCTTGATCAACAtgtaagaattcacacaggagagaagccatattcatgttcagaatgtgggaaatgttttatcaaGAAATCAAGTCTTGATCAACATaatagaattcacacaggagagaagccgtattcatgttcagaatgtgggaaaagttttacACTGAAAATAAACCTTCATCAACAtaataaaattcacacaggagagaagccatattcatgttcagaatgtgggaaatcttttacaCTAAAAATAAGCCTTCGTCAACataagaaaattcacacaggagaaaagccatattcatgttcagaatgtaggaaatgtttcacagaaaaaaagagtcttattaaacatcagagaattcacacaggagagaaaccattttcatgttcagaatgtgggaaaagtttcacagaaaaaaaaagtcttactaaacatcagagaagtcacacaggagaagagccatattcatgttcagaatgtgggaaatgtttcacagaaaaaaagagTCTTACTAAacatcagagagttcacacaggagagaaaccattttcatgttcagaatgtgggaaatgtttttccTATAAATCAAGCCTTGGTATACataagaaaattcacacaggagaaaagccatattcatgttcagaatgtgagaaatgttttaaacATAAATCAGAGCTTATAGAACACGAGAGACATCACACAGGAGTgaaaccgtattcatgttcagaatgtacaaaatgttttacccagaaatcaCATCTTAatcaacatcagagaattcacacaggagagaagccatattcatgttcagaatgtgggaaatgttttacaaacaGATCAAGTCTTGTTCTACATGAAAGAatgcacacaggagagaagccatattcatgttcagaatgtgggaaatgttttaccagAAAATCTGGTGTTGATcaacataagagaattcacactggggagaagccatgttcatgttcagaatgtgggatatGTTTTACCAAGAAATCCGCTCTTGATCAGCacaagaaaattcacacaggagagaaaccgtattcatgttcagaatgtgggaaatgttttgcaaaaaaatcaagtCTTGTTCTACATCAGAAAAGTCACATAGAAGAGAAGACATTTTGA